From the genome of Lotus japonicus ecotype B-129 chromosome 6, LjGifu_v1.2, one region includes:
- the LOC130722054 gene encoding protein FAR1-RELATED SEQUENCE 8-like: MTNGTGCSPNDKGLSLSPNLEITIDEESPNSEQLLEIEDEGNRLETSCGQLFEIDGSKHENGRYETTIVDSNSGESQGKEYPPPVVGMEFDTYDDAYNYYNSYAKETGFGIRVKSSWTKRHSKEKRGAVLCCNCEGFRTIKEANSHRKETRTGCLAMIRLRLVESNRWKLDEVKLEHNHSFDPERAQNSKSHKRVESGAKRKVEPTLDVEVRTIKLYRMPVVDTSGYGSSNSNEGRGSNTINFSRRLKLKKGDAELISNYFCRSQLKNPNFFYVMDLNDDGQLRNIFWIDSRSRAAYSYFGDVIAFDSTYLSNNYEIPLVAFVGVNHHGQSFLLGCGLLADEAFETYIWLFRAWLTCMSGRPPQTIITNQCKTMQSAIAEVFPRAHHRISLSQVIQSILGCLVQFQEYEVFQMALTKVIYDPKTVDEFERAWDDLTQRFGIRNHEKLQTLHDEREHWAPIYSKDTFFAGISDYEKGECVIPFFKGHVHQQTTLKDFFEIYELVLQKKQKTEALDDLESQSSSPLLKTRCYYELQLSKLYTNAIFRKFQDEVLMMPTCFNVSEIQTNGSAVTYMVTEHEGLESSSHARHFEVMYDKAGAEVRCICSCFNFKGYLCRHALYILNYNGVEEIPCQYILSRWRKDFKRLYVPHLSSNNVDISNPVQCFDHLYKRAMQIVEEGMISRDHYMASWQAFRESLNKIRLVADK, translated from the exons ATGACCAACGGCACCGGGTGTTCTCCTAATGATAAGGGCTTGTCTCTCAGTCCTAATCTCGAAATCACG ATCGATGAGGAATCTCCAAACAGTGAGCAACTACTTGAGATTGAGGATGAGGGCAACAGGCTTGAGACTAGCTGTGGTCAGTTATTTGAGATTGATGGAAGCAAACATGAAAATGGGAGGTATGAAACAACAATAGTTGATAGTAATAGTGGAGAATCTCAAGGAAAAGAGTACCCTCCACCAGTTGTGGGAATGGAATTTGATACTTATGATGATGCCTACAACTATTACAATAGCTATGCCAAGGAAACTGGATTTGGCATTCGGGTTAAATCTTCGTGGACCAAACGCCACAGCAAAGAGAAGCGTGGTGCTGTGCTGTGCTGCAACTGTGAAGGTTTCAGAACAATTAAAGAAGCAAATAGCCACAGGAAAGAAACAAGAACTGGCTGTCTAGCAATGATTAGATTGAGATTAGTGGAATCTAACAGGTGGAAGTTGGATGAAGTCAAGCTTGAGCATAATCATTCATTTGATCCTGAGAGAGCACAAAACTCTAAATCACATAAGAGGGTGGAAAGTGGGGCCAAAAGAAAAGTTGAGCCAACTCTAGATGTTGAGGTACGCACAATCAAGTTATATCGAATGCCAGTTGTAGATACATCAGGTTATGGGAGCTCAAATTCTAATGAAGGAAGAGGTAGCAACACCATTAATTTTTCCAGACGTTTGAAACTTAAAAAAGGCGATGCAGAACTTATTTCAAATTACTTCTGCCGCAGTCAACTAAAGAATCCTAATTTTTTCTATGTGATGGATCTGAATGATGATGGACAACTGAGGAATATATTTTGGATTGATTCTAGATCGAGGGCTGCATATAGTTATTTTGGTGACGTGATTGCATTTGACTCAACATATTTGTCAAACAATTATGAGATTCCACTGGTTGCATTCGTCGGTGTTAACCACCATGGGCAGTCTTTTTTGCTAGGCTGTGGTCTGCTTGCGGATGAGGCATTTGAGACGTATATTTGGTTATTTAGGGCATGGCTTACATGTATGTCTGGTCGACCTCCACAGACCATTATTACAAACCAATGTAAGACCATGCAAAGTGCAATAGCAGAGGTTTTCCCTAGAGCTCACCACAGAATTTCTCTATCACAAGTCATACAGAGCATTCTTGGATGTTTGGTGCAGTTTCAGGAATATGAGGTATTTCAGATGGCACTGACTAAAGTGATATATGACCCCAAAACAGTAGATGAATTTGAAAGGGCTTGGGATGATCTGACCCAGCGCTTCGGCATAAGAAATCATGAAAAGCTTCAAACCTTGCATGACGAACGAGAGCATTGGGCTCCAATTTACTCCAAGGACACATTCTTTGCTGGAATTTCTGATTATGAAAAGGGTGAGTGTGTCATTCCCTTTTTCAAGGGTCATGTACATCAGCAAACTACCTTGAAAGATTTTTTTGAGATTTATGAGTTAGTTCTGCAGAAAAAGCAAAAAACTGAAGCTCTTGATGATTTGGAGTCACAGAGCTCGAGCCCATTACTGAAGACTAGATGCTACTATGAGTTGCAACTCTCTAAACTGTACACAAATGCAATATTCAGGAAGTTCCAAGATGAGGTGTTGATGATGCCCACTTGTTTTAACGTCTCAGAAATTCAAACAAATGGGTCTGCAGTGACGTACATGGTAACCGAACACGAAGGGTTAGAATCTTCATCACATGCAAGGCATTTTGAAGTGATGTATGATAAAGCCGGCGCAGAAGTACGCTGCATTTGTAGTTGCTTTAACTTCAAGGGCTACCTGTGCAGACATGCTTTGTATATCCTTAATTATAATGGTGTGGAGGAAATTCCATGCCAGTATATTTTATCAAGATGGAGGAAGGATTTTAAGAGATTGTATGTACCTCATCTCAGCTCCAATAATGTTGATATTAGCAACCCAGTTCAGTGTTTTGATCATTTGTACAAACGTGCCATGCAAATTGTTGAAGAAGGGATGATATCCCGAGATCATTATATGGCTTCTTGGCAAGCATTTAGAGAGTCTTTGAATAAGATTCGCCTTGTAGCAGATAAATAA